In Bradyrhizobium sp. 170, the DNA window CGCATGTCGAGCAGCGTGCGCTGGGTTTCCGCGTCGAACGTACGGATCGATTCGAGAGAGTCGCCGAAGAAGTCGAACCGCACGGGTTGGTCGAGACCGGCGGGAAACAGGTCGAGGATGCCGCCGCGCACGGCATATTCGCCGGGCTCGCGCACGGTCGAGGAGCGGTTGTAGCCATTGTGCTCCAGCCAGGCCACGATCGAGTCCATCGGCACGACATGGCCGGGCGCCACCGACAGCGCCTGCGCCGCCACCACCTCGCGCGCCGGCACGCGCTGCACGATGGCGTTGACCGTCGTCAGCACGATCAGCGGCTTGTCGCTGCCCTGCAGGCGCGACAACCGCGCCAGCGTGGTCAGGCGCTGCGCCAGGATTCCGCCATGCGGCGACACCCGGTCATAGGGCTGGCAATCCCAGGCCGGAAACTGCATGACCGGCAAATCGGGAGCGAAGAATTCCAGCGCCCGCGCGAGCTGCTGCATCCGCGGGCCGTCGCGGCAGACGACGGCAAGGCTGACCGCCGGCGGTTTTGGTCGTGCCGCCACCGCGCGCGCCAGATCGGATACGACCAGCCCCTCGGCGCCTTCGGCAACGTTGGCAAAGGTCAGCGCACGGCCGGGAATGAGCAGCGCGGCAGGTGATTTGACCGGCGACTTCATGCGTCGTGATCCACAGCGCGAAACGCCTTGATGCGGTCGAACAGCGCGGTCGCATATTCTGGATCGAGCGGCTTGTCGCCGATCACCGCGGCATAGAGATCGGGATCGGGCACCTCGATCAGGCGCTCGAGTTCGGCCAGTTCGTCATCGCGCATGCCCGATATCTCGGCATCCGCAAAACGGCCGAGGATGAGATCCATCTCGCGGGTACCGCGATGCCAGCAGCGGAACAAAAGCCGCTTGCGGCGGTCGTCGAGGCCACCGCTTGATCGTGTCGTACCCGTCATTGTCCCATTCCATTTCGAACGCCAAAAGCCCGGACGTGCCGGGCGGGGTTGATATAGCCCTCGCACCGGGGAATGTCAGTAGCGTTTCGCCCACAGAACCTCGCGAAAGTAGCGTATGTTGCTCGCACAGCAGTCGTTGCGCGCACAACCCCTGCGTGGATTGCTTCCGCCTTCGCTCGTTGAGCTTCTGCGGACAAGTCGTCGCTCGTGACGGGACTTGCGGATTTTCCATTTCGCCGTTATGTGTCTCGCGCGATCGGTGGCCGATTTTGGCACGATCATCACGGAGAAGGCTCGATGACGTTGTCTCGCCGCCCCGTCGAGGGCATCGCCTAAGGGCGCGTGCGTTAGCCGCGCCGCTTGGGAATTCGCGCGCTTAAGTCAGCGATATCTGCGTTGCGCGCGCCGACGATTCCAAGATCTCCTGAAAGTTTTTCAATGGGCACTTCTCCCAAGGTGGACGGCTGCGCGCCGATCCACGTCTTCGCCTCGTCCAAATCCTGGATCGAGGGTAACGCCACGCTTCAACTCCAACAGGTCGCCGGATTGCCCGGCGTGCGAGCGGTCGCGGCCATGCCGGATCTTCATCCCGGCAAATATGGCCCGGTCGGCTGCGCCGTTCTGGCTGATCGCATTCACCCGCAACTGGTCGGCTCCGACATCGGCTGCGGCATGGGCCTGTTTGAGCTCGATATCGCGGCGCGCAAGCTGCGGCTCGACCAATTGGCCGACCGGTTGCACGCGCTCGATCAGCCGTGGGATGGCGACATCGACGGCGTCCTGACGGGCGCCGGCCTGCACACCACCACCTTTGATGCCTCGCTTGGCAGCATCGGCGGCGGCAATCACTTCTGCGAACTTCAGGCCATCGAGGAAATCCTTGAGCCTGAGATTGCCGCGCAGGCGGGGCTCGACAGCGACCTTGCGTATGTCCTGGTCCATTCCGGTTCGCGGGGCCTCGGCTTCTCGATACTGGAGCGCATCCTGCTAAAGGGGCAGGCAACGCTTGATCCCGCGAGCGATGAAGGCGGAGCCTACATGGACGTGCACGATCACGCCGTGCAGTGGGCCAAACTCAATCGTCGCATCATCGCGGAACGGGCCGCAGCGGCGGCGCGTGCGGACCTGCGTCCCGTCAACGATCTCGCGCACAACATGGTCGAGCGTGCGCACAGCGCAGACGGCGACGTCATGGCGCTGCACCGGAAGGGTGCGGCGGCGTCCGATCGCGGGCTGGTGCCGGTGCCGGGCTCGCGCGGGACGCTGTCGTATCTGGTGGAGCCGCTTCCGGCGATGCGAACGGAGGCGCTCGCCTCGCTCGCGCATGGTGCGGGCCGCAAATACGACCGCGGCTCCATGCACGGCCGCGTCCGGGTCAAGAAATCCGACGTGGCGCGGCTGGAACGCAATCCCTATGGCGGCATCGTGGTCTGCGGGGATCGTGGCCTGCTCGCGGAAGAGGCGCCGGAGGCCTACAAGAACATTGAACGCGTCATCGCCGACCTGGTCGAGTTCGGCCTGGCGCGTGTGGTGGCGACGTTCCGGCCGCTGGTGACGTTCAAGAAGGCGCAGTCGAATGCCGCAGCCGGCGGCGCCAAACGGGAGAAATCCTGGAAGGAGGATCGCCGATGATCCGACTTCTCTTCACCAGCGGGCGCGGTCCGGCGGAGTGCCGGATCGCGGTCCGGAAGGCTGTTGCGGCTCTTACTGCTGAGGCTGCGTCGCTCGGACTCGAGACCGATTGCCTGGAAGGGCCGAATACGGACGAGCATGGCCCGGCTTCGGCGATCGTCGTCATTCACGGCGATGCCGCGGCGGCATTCGCGCGGCCGTGGATCGGTGCGATCCAATGGGTGGCGCAAAGCCCGCTCCGGCCACATCACAAGCGGAAGAACTGGTTTATCGGCGTGTTCGAGCTACCGGCGCTGCCTGATGCACCGAAAGCGCTGGCGATCCACGATGTTCGCTTTGAAGCCTTCCGGGCCGGCGGCCCCGGCGGCCAGCATCAGAACAAGACCGAGAGCGCCGTCCGCGCCACCCACATCGCAAGCGGTCTCTCTGTGGTGGCGCGCGAGGAGCGCTCGCAGCACCGAAACAAGGCGCTGGCCTTGGAGCGAATTGCGGCGCTGCTCAAGTTGCAGGGCGAACTGGAAGCGATCACCGCGCGGAACGATGCGCACGCGGTGCATGACCGCCTCGAGCGCGGGCGCCCGGTGAAGCGGTTCAAGGGCGATGCCTTCCGGGCGTCGTAATCGTTGAACCCTGGTCGGAAAAAAGCCGTGGACGTCTCGCCCAAACCCGCGCATGACGGCACGAAACGGTCTTAGGTTTCCTTGATGCGACCCACCCTGCTCAATCCGCTGTTTGCACCGGTCACGACCCTTCCCGGCGTCGGGCCGAAGCAGGACAAGCTGTTGCGCTATCTGCTGTCGCGCGATGAGACGCCGCGGCTGGTCGATCTGCTGCTGCATTTGCCGGCCAGCGTGATCGACCGCCGGGCACAGCCGAAGATCCGCGAGGCGGTGCAGGGAACCGTGGTGACGCTGGAGGTCACCGTGGACCGCCACCGGCCGCCGCCGCGCAATTCCCGCGCGCCCTACCTCGTCTATGCCTCAGACGATACCGGCGACGTGGTGCTGACATTCTTCCGCGCCAAGCCCGGCTATGTCGAAAAACTGCTGCCGGTCGGCGAGAAGCGCTACGTGTCCGGCACGCTGCAGATGTATGACGGCATTCCGCAGATCGTGCATCCCGATAGAGTCGTAGACGAAGCGGCGTTCTCAAAACTGACCGGCATCGATCCGGTCTATCCCCTCACCGAAGGTCTCGCGCTCGGTTCGCTGCGCCGCGCGATCGCGCAGGCGCTGCAAAAGCTGCCGGAATTGCCCGAGTGGATCAGCCCGGAAGTCATTCGCCGCTGCAGCTTTCCGCCGATCAGCCAAGCGCTGAACCGCGTGCATGTGCCGCTCGAACTCACCGACATTTTGCCCGACGGCCCGTTCTGGTCGCGGCTTGCGTTTGACGAACTGCTGGCCGGCCAACTGGCGCTGGCGCTGGTGCGTGCGCAGTTGCGGCGCCCGGCCGGCGACCGCAACGCCGGCGACGGCAATCTGCGCCACAGGATCATCGACGCCCTGCCCTATGCGCTGACGTCCTCGCAGCGCGAGGCGATGGCCGCCATCGCCGAGGATCTGCGCCAGCCGGTGCGGATGCTGCGGCTGCTGCAGGGCGACGTCGGCTCCGGCAAGACGGTCGTAGCGCTGCTCGCCGCGGCTGCGGTCACGGAGGTCGGCAAGCAGGCCGCGCTGATGGCGCCGACTGAAATCCTCGCCCGCCAGCATATCAAGACCATCACGCCGCTGGCCGAACGCGCCGGGCTTCGGGTGGCGATCCTGACCGGCCGCGAGAAGGGCAAGGAGCGCCGCGAAATCTTAGGCCAGCTGGAGGCCGGCGAAATCGATTTTCTGGTCGGAACGCACGCGCTGATCCAGGACGATGTGATCTTCAAGTCGCTCGCGCTCGCCGTGGTCGACGAACAACATCGCTTTGGCGTGCGCGAACGGCTCGCGCTCACCAACAAGGGCGAAGCGGTCGACGTGCTGGTCCTGAGCGCAACGCCGATCCCGCGCACGCTGGTGCTCACTTATTTCGGCGACATGGACGTCTCCGAACTGCGCGAGAAGCCGGCCGGCCGCCAGCCGATCGAAACCCGCAATATATCGATGAGCCGCCTCGACGAGGTGACCGATGGCGTCGGCCGCGCGCTGCAGGCCGGCAAGCTGGTCTACTGGATCTGCCCGCTGGTGGAGGAATCGGAAGCCGAAGGTACCGAGCACCTCACCAACGCGACGGAGCGGTTTGAAAAGTTGCGGCAGCGCTTCGGCGACAAGGTTGGTCTCGTCCACGGGCAGATGAAGGGCACGGAGAAAGATCGCGTGATGGCGCAATTCGCCGCCCACGAGATCGGGCTGCTGGTGGCGACCACGGTGGTCGAGGTCGGCGTCGACGTCCCCGCCGCGACCATCATGGTGATCGAGAACGCCGAGCGTTTCGGGCTTGCGCAATTGCACCAGTTGCGCGGCCGGATCGGGCGCGGCTCGGAGGCGTCTACCTGCCTGCTGCTCTACAAGGAGCCGCTCGGCGAAATGTCGAAGGCGCGGCTGAAGGTGATCCGCGAGACCACCGACGGTTTTCGGATTGCCGAAGAGGACCTCAAGCTGCGCGGCGAAGGCGACGTGCTCGGCATCCGCCAGAGCGGCCTGCCCGGCTATCGCATCGCCCGCTCCGACGTGCACGCCCAACTGATCACGCAGGCCCGCGACGAGGCGCTACGGATCATGAAGGACAATCCAAAACTCAAGGGCGAGCGCGGCGAAGCGCTGCGTTGCCTGCTTTACCTGTACGAACGCGACGAGGCCGTGCCGCTGATCGGTGCGGGATAGCGCGCTCCGGCGGCGGCGATGCGAAGCCGGTAGTGCTCGGTGCCCTCGACGATCTTGTCGATCAACGCCTCCAGCGCCCAGAATTTTTCGTGGATATCGAAGGTGACGGCACGGCTGTCGGTGCACGCGAACGTCCCGAGGCGCTGGTGGTAGAGCTTTGCGAGTTTTGGATAGCCCATCGGCTCGGCCATCGCCGATAGCGCGAGGTAGACGGAAAGTTCGTCCGCCAGCGCCGGATGGGCGGCCGCCTCGGTCATCAGCCACTGGTAGAGATCGGGATGAAAGTTCGTGAACACGCCGGTAAAGCCGCGCGAACCGGCTTTCATCGCCTCATAGGCAATCGCCGCGTTGGCGTTGACGATCGCAAGCGGCGTGCCCCTGGTCAGCGCCACGCGACGTTTGACCGTTTCGAGATCGCAGGAGACGTCCTTGAGGATGACGAACCGGCCGGTACCCGCGCAGAAGGTCAGTTCATCATCGGTCAGCAGCCGGCGATAGGGCGCCGGGCACTCGTAGAGGCCGAGGGGAATTTGCTTCGGCAGCCGCTCGAGGAGCCAAGTCAGATCGTCGATGAACTTGCCGCCGCCTTCCCGCCTGGCGTCGAGACGATTGGTGACGAGCACCATGCCGTCAACCCCGGTGGCGGCAATCGCGGCCAATTCGGCAAGCTGGTCCTCCAGGCTTTCGCTGATGTGACCGGAAGCGATCACCGGCACGCGGCCCGCTGCGGCTTGTCTGACGAAGGCGGCGAGTTCAACCCGTTCTTCCAGGTTGAGATACTGCATCTCGCTGGACTGGCAGACCGCGAACAGCGCGTCCGAACCGTTGGCGATGTACCATTCCACCAGCCGGCCGAGGCCCGGATAGTCGATCTGGCCGTTTTCGGTAAACGGCGTGATCATCACGGGAATGATGCCTTTGATTTTTTTGGTGCGGCGCAGGTCCCTACTCCACCTTCACCTTTGCCGGAGCCGGCTGCAGCGCGGCGGCCGAATTGGCCACACGCGCCGCGTTCGCCATGCCGGCCAGCGCGCCATTGCGTTTCTGTTGATCGGAGCCGGGCTGCACCACGCCGGCCGACATGATCAGGGTCGCGGCGTCTTCGGTGCTCATGTCGACTTCGATGATCTTGCTCTTCGGCACGTAGAAGAAGAAACCCGTGGTCGGGTTCGGCGCGCAGGGCAGGAACACCGAAATATGCTCCTCCTGGCCGGGAAGCTGGCTGGCGATGTTCGCGCTCGGCGACTGCGAGATCAAGACGATCGACCACATACCCGGCGAGGGAAATTCGACCAGGCCGACCTTGCGAAAGCTCGATCCCTTGCCCGAGAACAGCGTCTCGAACACCTGCTTGAGGCCGCGGTAGATCGCGCGCACCACCGGCATGCGGCCGAGCAGGCGCTCGCCGAGATCGACCAGCGTCCGCCCGATCAGGTTGGCGGTGAGGAACCCGAGCAGCGTCAGCGCGATCACGGCGACAATCAGCCCCGACCCGGGCAGGCCGAACGGCAGATAGGTTTCGGGACGGTAGACCGTCGGCACGAACGGGCGGACGATGCTGTCCACCCAGTTCACGAACCACCAGGTCAAATAGAGCGTGATCGCGACCGGCCCTGCGACAATCAGTCCGGTCAGAAAATAGTTCCGGAAACGGGCCATTAGCCCGGCATGGTGCGCGTCCGGCAGGGGTTCCTCCGGGGACGCGGTCGGGGGCAGTTCTTCGCGGTTCATTCGGGTTCCAGGTCGGAGCAGCCGGCTTGATCCAGCTAAGCCATCCTAGCAGGTTTTTGAAGGGCCAACGTGACAGCCGATGGTCTTGACTATTCGACCGTTACCGATTTGGCGAGATTTCGCGGCTGATCGACGTCGGTCCCCATCACCACGGCGGTATGATAGGCCAGCAGCTGCACCGGGACGGCGTAGACCATCGGGGTGAACGCCGCCGCCATGTCGGGCAGCACAATCGTTACCAGGGATTCGATGGTGGCTTCCGCCGCCCCCTTGGCGTCGGTCATCAGGATGATCTTGCCGCCGCGGGCCGCGACTTCCTGCATGTTGGAGACGGTCTTCTCGAACACTCGATCGAACGGCGCGATCACCACGACCGGCATGTTCTCGTCGATCAGCGCGATCGGCCCGTGCTTGAGTTCGCCGGCGGCATAGCC includes these proteins:
- a CDS encoding succinate dehydrogenase assembly factor 2, which encodes MTGTTRSSGGLDDRRKRLLFRCWHRGTREMDLILGRFADAEISGMRDDELAELERLIEVPDPDLYAAVIGDKPLDPEYATALFDRIKAFRAVDHDA
- a CDS encoding RNA ligase RtcB family protein, whose amino-acid sequence is MGTSPKVDGCAPIHVFASSKSWIEGNATLQLQQVAGLPGVRAVAAMPDLHPGKYGPVGCAVLADRIHPQLVGSDIGCGMGLFELDIAARKLRLDQLADRLHALDQPWDGDIDGVLTGAGLHTTTFDASLGSIGGGNHFCELQAIEEILEPEIAAQAGLDSDLAYVLVHSGSRGLGFSILERILLKGQATLDPASDEGGAYMDVHDHAVQWAKLNRRIIAERAAAAARADLRPVNDLAHNMVERAHSADGDVMALHRKGAAASDRGLVPVPGSRGTLSYLVEPLPAMRTEALASLAHGAGRKYDRGSMHGRVRVKKSDVARLERNPYGGIVVCGDRGLLAEEAPEAYKNIERVIADLVEFGLARVVATFRPLVTFKKAQSNAAAGGAKREKSWKEDRR
- the prfH gene encoding peptide chain release factor H — translated: MIRLLFTSGRGPAECRIAVRKAVAALTAEAASLGLETDCLEGPNTDEHGPASAIVVIHGDAAAAFARPWIGAIQWVAQSPLRPHHKRKNWFIGVFELPALPDAPKALAIHDVRFEAFRAGGPGGQHQNKTESAVRATHIASGLSVVAREERSQHRNKALALERIAALLKLQGELEAITARNDAHAVHDRLERGRPVKRFKGDAFRAS
- the recG gene encoding ATP-dependent DNA helicase RecG: MRPTLLNPLFAPVTTLPGVGPKQDKLLRYLLSRDETPRLVDLLLHLPASVIDRRAQPKIREAVQGTVVTLEVTVDRHRPPPRNSRAPYLVYASDDTGDVVLTFFRAKPGYVEKLLPVGEKRYVSGTLQMYDGIPQIVHPDRVVDEAAFSKLTGIDPVYPLTEGLALGSLRRAIAQALQKLPELPEWISPEVIRRCSFPPISQALNRVHVPLELTDILPDGPFWSRLAFDELLAGQLALALVRAQLRRPAGDRNAGDGNLRHRIIDALPYALTSSQREAMAAIAEDLRQPVRMLRLLQGDVGSGKTVVALLAAAAVTEVGKQAALMAPTEILARQHIKTITPLAERAGLRVAILTGREKGKERREILGQLEAGEIDFLVGTHALIQDDVIFKSLALAVVDEQHRFGVRERLALTNKGEAVDVLVLSATPIPRTLVLTYFGDMDVSELREKPAGRQPIETRNISMSRLDEVTDGVGRALQAGKLVYWICPLVEESEAEGTEHLTNATERFEKLRQRFGDKVGLVHGQMKGTEKDRVMAQFAAHEIGLLVATTVVEVGVDVPAATIMVIENAERFGLAQLHQLRGRIGRGSEASTCLLLYKEPLGEMSKARLKVIRETTDGFRIAEEDLKLRGEGDVLGIRQSGLPGYRIARSDVHAQLITQARDEALRIMKDNPKLKGERGEALRCLLYLYERDEAVPLIGAG
- a CDS encoding dihydrodipicolinate synthase family protein, which encodes MRRTKKIKGIIPVMITPFTENGQIDYPGLGRLVEWYIANGSDALFAVCQSSEMQYLNLEERVELAAFVRQAAAGRVPVIASGHISESLEDQLAELAAIAATGVDGMVLVTNRLDARREGGGKFIDDLTWLLERLPKQIPLGLYECPAPYRRLLTDDELTFCAGTGRFVILKDVSCDLETVKRRVALTRGTPLAIVNANAAIAYEAMKAGSRGFTGVFTNFHPDLYQWLMTEAAAHPALADELSVYLALSAMAEPMGYPKLAKLYHQRLGTFACTDSRAVTFDIHEKFWALEALIDKIVEGTEHYRLRIAAAGARYPAPISGTASSRSYR
- a CDS encoding DUF502 domain-containing protein, yielding MNREELPPTASPEEPLPDAHHAGLMARFRNYFLTGLIVAGPVAITLYLTWWFVNWVDSIVRPFVPTVYRPETYLPFGLPGSGLIVAVIALTLLGFLTANLIGRTLVDLGERLLGRMPVVRAIYRGLKQVFETLFSGKGSSFRKVGLVEFPSPGMWSIVLISQSPSANIASQLPGQEEHISVFLPCAPNPTTGFFFYVPKSKIIEVDMSTEDAATLIMSAGVVQPGSDQQKRNGALAGMANAARVANSAAALQPAPAKVKVE